The following coding sequences are from one Gossypium hirsutum isolate 1008001.06 chromosome A12, Gossypium_hirsutum_v2.1, whole genome shotgun sequence window:
- the LOC107923840 gene encoding RING-H2 finger protein ATL67 produces MATPPLSSPTYLTTNLGVGYAIVVALGFLLLLSTLLLASYICFRSSSPLPPRAISPNPISTPTAANSDGIVLPRIVFIGEEDHENDEENVVVFGLDRAVINSYPKFRFSKKEVSTAVEVTGSSAGNTICSICLCEYRESEMLRMMPECRHCFHVTCIDAWLKLNGSCPVCRNSPLPTPISTPLSEVVPLSQYDADRRWW; encoded by the coding sequence ATGGCAACCCCTCCCCTTTCATCCCCTACTTATCTCACCACCAATTTAGGCGTCGGCTACGCCATCGTCGTCGCCCTCggcttcctcctcctcctctccactCTCCTCCTCGCTTCCTACATTTGCTTCCGCTCTTCCTCACCCCTTCCACCTCGTGCCATTTCCCCAAACCCCATTTCAACACCCACCGCCGCCAACTCCGACGGTATCGTCCTCCCCAGGATTGTTTTCATCGGCGAAGAAGACCATGAAAACGACGAGGAAAACGTCGTCGTCTTTGGGCTTGATCGTGCCGTCATAAACTCTTACCCCAAGTTCCGGTTCAGCAAAAAGGAGGTGTCTACGGCGGTGGAGGTGACGGGTTCTAGTGCTGGGAACACCATTTGTTCGATATGTTTGTGTGAGTATAGAGAATCAGAGATGTTGAGGATGATGCCTGAATGTAGGCATTGTTTTCATGTAACTTGTATTGATGCTTGGCTGAAACTTAATGGGTCTTGTCCTGTTTGTCGGAACTCACCGCTTCCGACACCGATTTCTACGCCTTTGTCGGAAGTTGTACCTTTGTCTCAGTACGATGCTGATCGGAGGTGGTGGTGA